The window CGTCCACCAGCATGGTCATCGGTCCGGGGTCTCCTCGGTCATAGTCGTCTCGTCGTCGAAACAGGTCGGTCGGGTGCGTGCTCCCCGACCGGCGGGCGGTGCCGGGGCCCGGCGGGGCCCCGGAGCACGTCAACCGCGGGTGGTCAGCGCGACCTGACCCAGGGCGCCGAAGGAGGCCCGCACGGTGTCCCCCGGCACGAGGTCCACCGCCGCCGCCCAGGATCCGGAGAGCACGAGCTGCCCGGCCCTGATGCCGGTGCCGAACCCGGACAGGATGCGCACCAGACAGGCCACGGACTCGGCCGGATGGCCCATCACGGCCGAGCCCCGCCCCGCCTGCACGCCGTGGCGGCTACGCAGCTCCATGCGCGCGCCGGCCAGGTCCGTCGTGCCGGGCGGCACGCCGGCGCCGAGGACGGCCAGCGCCGACGAGGCGTTGTCGGCGACGGTGTCCACGAGGCCGATCCGCCAGTCCCGGATCCGGCTGTCGAGCACCTCCAGCGCCGGCAGGACCTCCGCGGTGGCCGCCAGCACGTCGTGCGCGGTCACGGTCGGGCCGGTGACGTCCTGCGCGAACCGGAACGCGATCTCGCCCTCGACCTTCGGCGCGATGAACCGGCCCAGGTCGAGGTCGGCGCCGTCGTCGAGCACCATCCGGTCGGTCAGGTAGCCGAAGTCGGGATGGTCGATGCCGAACATCGACTGGATCGCCTCGCTCGTCGCACCGATCTTGAGCCCGGCCAGGACCGCGCCCTCGGCCAGTTCCATCTCGCGCAGCTCGCTCTGGATGGCGTAGGCGTCCGCCAGGTCGAGCTGCGGATGCCGGGCCGAGATCGGCGGTACGGCGCGAAGGGTCCGCGCCGCCGTCCTGAGTTCCCCCGCGAGCGCGCGGTGCAGCGACAGCGTGGTGGCCACTACCTGGCCGCCACGAAGAGCCGACCGCCGGGCACGCCGAGCAGTACGCACGCGGTCTCGGAGAAGCCGGCGGACCGGAACGTGTCCAGCCACTGCCGCTCGGTCGGCAGGGTCACCCGCATGAAGCTGGCGTGCAGGTAGGTGAAGAGCGCGCTGAACCTCCGCTCCGCGGGGTCGGGCGCATAGGAGACCGCGTCGGCGACCGCCATGAACCCGCCCGGCGCCAGCGCGTCGCGACAGGCGCCCAGCACGTCCTTGGCCACCGACTCGTCCGCCACGATGTCGTGCATGACGAAGCACGCCAGCACGGCGTCCGCGCCCTCGACCGGTCCGGGATCGTCCGCGAGGGACTGGACCGTACGCTCGACGACCCGGAGCCGGTCGGCCACCCCCGCCGCGGCCGCGGCCTCCCGCGCGGCTTCACACGCGGCGCCGCTGCTGTCGAGCGCCACGCCGGTACGCCCCGGGTCCCGCCCCAGGAGCTCGATGAGCAGCCCGCCGGCGCCGGCGCCGAGGTCGGCCACGTGCGAGGCGCCGGCCGAGGCGACCCGGTCGACGATCGGCGGATAGAACGCCCGCTCGCCGATCCACCTCGAACTGACCGCCACCCGGCGTCCGTTCCGCCGGTGGACCCGGGCCGCCGCGTCGCGGTCGGTCAGGAACTCCCGGGCGTTGGCGAGGAACGGCCCGTTGGCGCTCATGGCCCAGGACACGTAACCGGCCGCGTACCGCCGGTCCGGGTAGTCCTCGGCCGCCCGGAAGCGGTCCGGGACGTCCGTGCCGACCACCAGCCCGGCGGCGACCAGCGCGGCGAGGTAGTCCTCCACGCCGGCCTGCGGAAGGTCGGCGGTCCTGGCCAGCTCGGCGGCGTCGAACGTGCCGCCCGAATCCAGCAGCCGGTCCACCCCGATCTCCGCGCCGATCTGCAGCAGCGCGGCGACACCGGCCAGGTCGGCCGCCTCGTCGAGCGAGGAATGGCGTTGCATTGGTCCTCCTACGTCAGGTGATGCGAGCCCTTGGTGAGGTGGTGCCAGCCCTTGGTGAGGTGGTGCCAGCCCTGCGTCGGGTGATGCGGGCCCGGAGGGCCGCGCGTACCGGCTCAATGGCTCTGCTCGGCGGCCAGCGACATGGCGACCTCGATGATGGTGTCCTCCTGACCCGCCACCACCCGGCGGTTGCCCAGCTCCAGCAGGATCCTGCGGGGGTCGACGCCGAAGCGGGCGCTCGCGCGCCGCACCGGCGCGGCGAACCCGGAGAACACGCCGGCGATCCCGCTGGCGATGGTGACGCTGTCGTTGGTGGGCACGTGCTTGACGAACCGCTCCTGTGCCACGTCGGCCGCGTCCAGCGCGCCGAAGAGCTGGATGTCGGTCTCGACCTGCCCGACGTGCAGGTTGGCCGCGACGAGCTCGATCGGTGCGTTGCCCGCGCCCGCGCCGAAGCCGCGCGCCGTGACGTCGACGATGGTGGCGCCTGCCTCGATCGCCGTCATGCTGTTGACGACCGACATGCCGAGGTTGTTGTGCGCGTGGAAACCGACCGCGATGTCGAGGTGCTCGACGAGTTCGCCGACCTTCTCGCGGACCTTCTCCGGCGTGTACGCGCCGGCGGAATCCATCAGGATGACCGCCTCGGCGCCGTAGCCCTGCATGAGCCGGGCCTGTTCCAGCAGCTTCGCCGCGGAGGCCATGTGGCTCATCAACAGCATCCCCTTGACGGCGACGCCCATCGCCCGCAGCATCGTGACCTGCTGCCGGGTGACGTCCGCCTCGGTGCAGTGCGCGCCGACCCGGACCTCGTCCACGCCGTGGTCCAGCGCCGGCTTGAGGTCGCGCTCGACGCTGGCGAACCCGGGGATGGACAGCACGCCGAGGCGGGCGGTACGCAGCTCGGCCTTGGCGGCCCGCAGCATCTCGGCGTCGCTGAGCGCGGCCATGCCGACCTGGATGGAGGAGGCGCCGAGGCCGTTGCCGTGGCCGACCTCGACGACGTCCACCCCGGCGGCCTCGGCCGCCCGCGCGTAGGCGCTGATGTCCGCGCGACCGAGTTGGTGGCCGACCGCGTGGTTGCCGTCGCGCAGGGTCGTGTCGCAGATGCTGAGTTTCGGTGCGCCGCTCATGACCGCCGCCGTTCCGCCCGGGCCTCCGCGACCGCGAGGGCGGCGCAGGTGATGATGTCGAGGTTGCCGGCGTAGCGCGGGAACCAGTCGCCCCGGCCCTCGACCTCCACCGTGATCGTGATCCGGTCCCCGACGGCCACCGGCGGGACGACGACGCGGTAGCCGGGGACGTACGACCTGATCTGCTTCTCCATCATGGCGACGGACGCGCGCAGGGCGTCCATGTCGATCCGTTCGGCGGTCGTCACCGCGATCGAGTTGCGCATGACGATGCCGGGCTCGGCGGGGTTGATGACCAGCACGGTCTTGGTGCGTCGCACGCCGCAGAACTCGATGGTCGCCTGCTCGGTGGTGTGCACGTACTCGTCCAGGTTGGCCCGGGACGCGGGGCCGACGGTGGCCGAGGCGCTGGCCGAGACGATCTCCAGGTAGTCGATGCCCTCCGCGGCCTCCGCCATGCAGTGGGCCATCGGGACCGCCGCCTGTCCCCCGCAGGTGACCATGCTGAGGTACTGCTCGTCGAGGCAGTCGTCCAGGTTGAGCGCCGGTACGCAGAACTTCCCGAGGTGCGCCGGCGTGAGGTCGACGAACGGCAGCCCGGTGGGCGCGACGACCGACCAGTGGCGGGTGGCGTCGTCGGCCGAGGTCGCGTCGCAGACCAGGTCGATGTGCTCGGCCCGGGCGGTGACCGCGTCGATGCCGGCCACGCTGGTCGGCACCCCGTGCCGCTCGGCCAGCTCGATCCCGGGTGATCCGGCGCGGCGCCCGGCGAACAGGACGCACTCCAACAGGGGGGACGCCTCGACCTTCAACAGCAGGTCCGTGCCGATGTTGCCCGTGCCCACGATGGCCACCCGTAGGGGTGGCGGGCTCGTGTGGGTACTCATCCAGTTCTTCCTCTCGTCCGGCCGCGCACGGCGGGCGCGGCCGGCATCCGTGACAGACGGTCAGCCCTCACCCAGCACGTCGGCGATGACGCGGGCGAGCGTGGTGACGTGCGGCGGCTTGATGACGCTGAAGTGGTCACCCGGCACCCGGTGCACCCGCACGCCGCCGGTGCAGAGCTCCTCCCAGCGCGCCAGGTAGTCCGGGTAGCTCTGGCCGGAGGTGACCTCGTGCTGGCCGTCGGCGAGTTCGTCGCTGACGATCAGTTCCAGCCGACCCGGCCAGGGCCGGTGCCGGTACTCGACGTCCACCTCCATGACCTCGCGCCAGATCCGTACCTGCCGCGGCCACGAGTCCCCCACGCCGCGCTCGGGCAGCGCGATGCCGGTCTCCTCGTCGATGTCGTCGACGAGGTGTTCGAGCAGGTCGAGGATCTCCCGGCGGCGTTCCGGCGTGTCGGCCTCGTCGCCACCGGTGCCCACCTCGTGCAGCAGCGACTCCAGGCGGCGGATCAGGGCGAGTTCGTTCCAGGCGTCGGCGCGGGTGTGGATGTCCAGGCCCGGATCGAGCAGGATCAGCGTCACCTCGTGCCCGTCCTCGACCAGCCGGTGGGCCATCTCGCTGGCGATGCCGCTGCCGCCGCACCAGCTGAACAGCCGGTACGGCCCGTGCGGTTGGGCCCGGCGGAGTTCGTCGCCGTAGCGTTCGGCCATCTGCGCCGTGGTGGGCGTGCCCCCCGGGTGCGGGCCCGGCCATTCGAACGCCGCGACCGGCTGGTCCGGGGGCAGGTGCGGGGCGAGGCGCAGGTACCAGTGGGCGCTGCCGCCACCGGGGTGCACGCAGAACAGCGGGGGCCGGCCGTCGCCACCGCGCCGCAGCCACATCATCGCGCCGGCCGTCGCCGCCGGGTCCTGGAGTGTCGCGGCCAGCCCGGCGACGGTGCGGTGTTCGACGAACGAGCCGAACGTCAGCTCGTAGCCATGCCGGCTGCGCAGCGTCGCGGTCAGTCGCATCATCGCCAGCGAGTGGCCGCCGAGGGCGAAGAAGTCGTCGTGCACGCCGATCCGCTCGATGCCGAGCGCCTCGCTCCAGGCGGTGGCGATGTGCCTCTCGACGTCCGAGCGCGGCGCGACGTACTCGACGTCCGTCACCGGCCGCGAGCCGTCCGGCGCCGGGAGGGCGGCCCGGTCGACCTTGCCGTTGCGGGTGTACGGGAAGTCGTCCACGGCCAGGTAGTGGTGCGGGACGAGGTGCTGCGGCAACCGCTCCCGCAGGTGGTCGCGCAGCTCGGCCGGGGACGCCGCGGTCGCGTCCGCGGGGCGGGTGTAGGCGACGAGCGAGGCGTCCGGGGTGCCGGCCCGGTGGACGGCGACCACGGCTGCGGCGACCGCCGGGTGGGCGGCGAGGGCGTGCTCGATCTCGCCGAGCTCGATCCGGAACCCGCGGACCTTGACCTGGTGGTCCCGGCGCCCGTGGAAGTGCAGGGTGCCGTCGGGGTCCCGGGAGACCACGTCGCCGGTGCGGTACATGCGCTCGCCCGGTCGCGACGCGTACGGGTCCGGCACGAACCGCTCGGCGGTGAGCGCCGGCCGGTTGAGGTACCCGCGCACCACTCCCGCCCCGCCGAGGAGCAGTTCCCCGCGTACGCCGGGAGGCAGCAGGCGCATTTCGTCGTCGACGACGTAGGCGCGCACGTTGTCCAGCGGGAGCCCGATCGGCGGCGGTGCTGTGTCCGTGGCCCGCAGCTCGGCGATGGTGGCGACGACGGTGGTCTCGGTGGGCCCGTACGCGTGCAGCACGCGGACCCGGTCGGCCCACCGCGCCGCCTGCTCGGCCGTGCACGCCTCGCCACCGGTGACCAGCACCCGCAGGCGCGGGAAGTCGGCCGGGTCGAGGCGGTCCAGCAGCGGCGGCGGCAGGGTCATGTGGGTGAGTTCGGCCGCGTGGCGGCGGAGGTCGCCGGGGTCGGCGTCCGGCGGGGGCAGCACCAGCGCCGCGCCGTTGGCGAGGGCCAGCAGGATCTCCCAGACCGAGGCGTCGAAGCTGGGCGAGGCGAACTGGAGCACCTCGTCGCCGGGCCGCGCTTGCAGGACCCGCCGCTGGGCGTGGCAGAAGTTGAGCACGGCGCGGTGGGTGACCGCGACGCCCTTGGGCCGCCCGGTGGAGCCCGACGTGTAGATGACGTAGGCGAGGTTGTCCCCGCTGAGCCGTGCCGTCGGCGGGTAGGCCGCCAAGGGCCGGCCGTTCGCGAGGTCGGCGACCAGCACCGTCGCGGTCGTGCACGGCAGGCGCGGGGCCAGGTCGCCGTCGGTCAGCACGACCACGGGCGCCGCGTCGCGGACCATGTCGCCGACCCGCTCGGCGGGATAGGCGGGATCGAGCGGCAGGTACGCCCCGCCGGCCTTGAGGACCGCCAGCATCGCGACGACGAGGTCGATCCCGCGGGGCAGGTGGATGCCGACGACCGTGTCGGCCCGGACGCCCAGCTCTCCCAGGCGCGCGGCGAGCCGGTCGGACCGGTCGTCGAGCTGCCCGTAGGTGAGCGTGGCGTCGCCGTGCCGTACCGCCACCGCGGCGGGCGCGGCGGCCGCGCGCCGGGCGACGAGGTCGTGGACGAACGGGGTCGCCGGGAACGGCTCGACGGGCTGGTGCGCCTCGACCGCCCAGGCCCGGTCGGCGGCGCTCAGGCCGACGTCCGTGTCGCCGTCGGGGTCGGCGGCCATCGCCTCCAGCACGTGCCGGTAGGTCCGGGCCAGCAGTTCGAGGTACGGCCGGTCGATGTCGGCGGGCCGGGCGCCCAGCCGCAGGACCCCCGGGAAGGTCCACACGTCCAGCCCGACGCTGCTCGGGCTGAAGTCGTCGACCATCCCGACCGACTCGGCGGAACCGTCGAGCACGTGGAAGTCCAGGTACGAGAAGCCGACCCGCAGCAGTGGCGAGCCGTTGCCCCACTGGCGTTGCATGGCCGGCAGCGGGTAGCGGCGGTGCGGCCAGAGGCGCGCCTCGCCGGCGAAGACGGCCTGCACCAGGGCCCGCCAGGTGCGGGCGGAGGTATCGGCGGCGAACGGCACGGTGTTGAGGTACATGCCAAAGACCTCGTCGCCGCGCAGCCGCTCGGGCCGGCCGTTGCACAGCAGGCCGGTGAAGAAGCGCTGCCGGCCGGTGACGACGCTCAGCACCTTGAGGTGCGCGGCGTGCAGCACGCTCTTCAGGGAGGTGCCGGCGGCGGCGGAGAGCCGGCGCAGTGCGGGCCGCAGGTCGGCCCACGGCACCTCGACGACGTTCGCCGGGGCGTCCGACCCGGTGCCCCACTCCGGCGGGAGTTCGAGCCGGTCCGACCCGGCCACGGTCGCCGCCCAGAAGCCACGGTCCGTCGCCGAGGCGAGGGACGCGCGTTCGCGGGCGACGAGGTCGGCGAAGCGCACCGCCGGCGGTGGCGGCAGGGCGGGCCGCTCGCCCCGGCGCAGCGTCCGGTACAGCGAGATCAGCATCGCCACCGTGGAGGTGTGGCTCCAGCCGTCGAGGATCGCGTGGCTCTCCGAGTGGGTCAGCCGCCATTCGCAGTCGCCGAGCTGGTGCACGTGGTAGCGCAGCAGCGGCGCCGTGGTGATGT is drawn from Micromonospora sp. NBC_01740 and contains these coding sequences:
- a CDS encoding 2-keto-4-pentenoate hydratase encodes the protein MATTLSLHRALAGELRTAARTLRAVPPISARHPQLDLADAYAIQSELREMELAEGAVLAGLKIGATSEAIQSMFGIDHPDFGYLTDRMVLDDGADLDLGRFIAPKVEGEIAFRFAQDVTGPTVTAHDVLAATAEVLPALEVLDSRIRDWRIGLVDTVADNASSALAVLGAGVPPGTTDLAGARMELRSRHGVQAGRGSAVMGHPAESVACLVRILSGFGTGIRAGQLVLSGSWAAAVDLVPGDTVRASFGALGQVALTTRG
- a CDS encoding class I SAM-dependent methyltransferase, with the protein product MQRHSSLDEAADLAGVAALLQIGAEIGVDRLLDSGGTFDAAELARTADLPQAGVEDYLAALVAAGLVVGTDVPDRFRAAEDYPDRRYAAGYVSWAMSANGPFLANAREFLTDRDAAARVHRRNGRRVAVSSRWIGERAFYPPIVDRVASAGASHVADLGAGAGGLLIELLGRDPGRTGVALDSSGAACEAAREAAAAAGVADRLRVVERTVQSLADDPGPVEGADAVLACFVMHDIVADESVAKDVLGACRDALAPGGFMAVADAVSYAPDPAERRFSALFTYLHASFMRVTLPTERQWLDTFRSAGFSETACVLLGVPGGRLFVAAR
- the dmpG gene encoding 4-hydroxy-2-oxovalerate aldolase, encoding MSGAPKLSICDTTLRDGNHAVGHQLGRADISAYARAAEAAGVDVVEVGHGNGLGASSIQVGMAALSDAEMLRAAKAELRTARLGVLSIPGFASVERDLKPALDHGVDEVRVGAHCTEADVTRQQVTMLRAMGVAVKGMLLMSHMASAAKLLEQARLMQGYGAEAVILMDSAGAYTPEKVREKVGELVEHLDIAVGFHAHNNLGMSVVNSMTAIEAGATIVDVTARGFGAGAGNAPIELVAANLHVGQVETDIQLFGALDAADVAQERFVKHVPTNDSVTIASGIAGVFSGFAAPVRRASARFGVDPRRILLELGNRRVVAGQEDTIIEVAMSLAAEQSH
- a CDS encoding acetaldehyde dehydrogenase (acetylating), whose translation is MSTHTSPPPLRVAIVGTGNIGTDLLLKVEASPLLECVLFAGRRAGSPGIELAERHGVPTSVAGIDAVTARAEHIDLVCDATSADDATRHWSVVAPTGLPFVDLTPAHLGKFCVPALNLDDCLDEQYLSMVTCGGQAAVPMAHCMAEAAEGIDYLEIVSASASATVGPASRANLDEYVHTTEQATIEFCGVRRTKTVLVINPAEPGIVMRNSIAVTTAERIDMDALRASVAMMEKQIRSYVPGYRVVVPPVAVGDRITITVEVEGRGDWFPRYAGNLDIITCAALAVAEARAERRRS